The DNA window GGCCTGGGCCATCTGAGGCAGAAAACACTGCAGCCTGTCTAGAACTGAACAGACACAGGCATTCCTCACTCAGAGAgcgcagacagacacagatcaAAACGCTGATCGAAAGTTCACTGGGGGAAAAAATCGTTTTGATCAAATTTTCAGAGCatcaaagtgcatttcaaaacagTACCAGAAGTAGCAATATTGGGGTTATTAATCCTTTTGCACAGTATAAACCACAACCTTCTCCATGTGTTTTAACTACACCAGCGCAATCAATACACCTCAGCCATATCAATACCTAGACACTGAAAACTGCTGCGCTCTCAAAGAGCCGGCACTTGCCGTGCAGCAGTGAACTGAGAGGAGAGGGAAACGtacataaaaaatgttcagGCAGGAACAGAgaaatgttcttgtttttataaatatgAACTCACCGTTGCTCCTGGGAACTTTCACTGTTTGTAAGGTGCCGCCACTCTTGGATGATCTAGGTTTTAGAAGCAGCTTGTCTTGCAGAGCTACAAAAACAACAGGGCGGAGAGTAGAGGAGTCTATTGCCATATCTCCATGTGCAACGGGACGGATGGCGCTCTCTCGGGACATACACGGTACAGCAGACAACAAACACACAATGTACACAGTACATAATGAAGAGTGATAGTTTGTAAACaaccagaacaataaatatgtggtTAGTGAACTAAAGTACCTGGCAGAAAAAGCACAACGCAGTCGGATCGGTCAGGAATACCTGGATGCAAGTTCTTCTGTGTTCAGTGAGCTCTACAGTAACAAGTTATTAAACgtagtttttgttttagaatgAAATGTATTTCCATCTGTGATTATATCAGCCTTAGCGTATATCAACAGAGTATGTATGAGAAATGTTTATCACGTCCAGATACAACACAGTATTTTATAACAAACGGTTAGAGCTGTCTGGATGGGACTGTTCAAATTGGCCCTGAACACAAGCTTTCGCGCTAGTTATTTTTTTCGGTTCCGGCACAAACCTCCGCCTCTGCCACACGACAGCAGTTCGTGAGAAATGGGCTTGTCGGGTCTTCCGTCCGCCTGCTCGCTGTCCCCCATCCTGCCGGCCGGGACCCAACACCGCCACGCGCGCTCCTCACCCGAGGAGCCCCATCAACATCCGGGTCGACGAGTTCAGCCCCGCCCCCCCAGCGGAAGAGGGAAGTGAGAGCGCAAAGAGAAAGGCAACGCGCCACCCACAGGCTGGAGGAATACACACGCCCGTCGACGAGCTTTTTTAAAATCGTTATTGCACcaacactataaaataataataataataataataataataaactttattttatatagcgcctttaaaggtggcttctcaaagcgctttacaggatgacaataacaataaataagaagactaaacaataaataagaaaatttcacaagacaggacacaattataattacaacaatacaacaataaagatagaggagaccgtggaagatggtattaagaagagcagaggggtgaagaatggaaccagttaagtaaaggcttttctgaagaagaaggttttgagtctggatttgaaggagtttagagaaggtgactctctaatatccttgggcaaagagttccagagcttgggggcatagcaggagaaggccctgtcgcccatacaatgtagacgggcttgggggacagtaaggagggcagaatttgaagagcggaggttgcgaggtggggagtagggcgataaaagttcagacaggtattgaggtgccaagccatgtaaagccttgtaggtgagcatgaggattttaaagtctacgcggaatttgaccggaagccagtgcaaggactcgaggataggagtaatgtgaacacttgtactagacctggtcaggattctggctgctgaattttggacatactgcagcttgttcagagtagatttagatacaccagggagcagagcattgcagtagtcaattcgggagaatacaaatatgttgatcagcttttcagccacagttaatgatagcatagggcgtagtcttgcgatatttctaaggtgaaaaaaagatgttttgacagtatgctgtacatgtgggtcgaatgttaagccagaatcgaatataaccccaaggtttttcaattttgattggagctcaagtacagagccatctacagacagggttacaggactggctttacgaagttgatggggggtaccaataagcatgacctcagtcttgtcacagttaagatgaaggaaggaataataataataaactttattttatatagcgcctttaaaggtggcttctcaaagcgcttataTAGTACAAAGCACTAATatatacaaaggaacaagtaattgggTTTATTATCGGAACCGAAAAGACGATCACGAtcgaggaaaaaaaagaactatCGCGAAAGCTTAAGTAAgattaaacttaaaaaatattgtaaaatatattttacagtatagtgttcccgtcactatactggggcattaggagccacatagacagcagggtgagcgcctcctactggccccactaacacgtcTTCCATCCaaaagttttttatttgtttaaagaatCAGACAAACTCAATTcgactttattgtcattaaacatacacaggtgcatagtattaggaaaagtgtttctcattagtcacccaggtgcattatataaataggacagaagataagacaatagacagcaacacaatagcaataacataacataacataacataacataacataacataacaccAAACTCTTGGTACTAAATGCACACACTTTTATTTGATTTGACATTGTCATGTCTAAATACGAAAATTGTGCAAAACACCTTTAAGGCCACATTTGAGCGTCCCAATAATTCGATCACTCACTTTTACGCAGGAAATCCACCCTAGCAGGGCTGTGATCAGGgcatagaaaaaacaaacaaacacggGCTCCATCCGTCAGAtcagaattctggccatcacagaggacagtcaccaccccgggcatgagctcttcaccccactgccctcaggcaagagatataagagcatacggacactgaccactagattcttcaacagcttctatccacaagcagtgagactggtgaacacatttagccatccccctcggaccacacctacaccatcaccatctacctctttatgatttcttatctatcgcagatctccagtcattgtttacacgtctgtattgtttacattcaatctgtctacatgtttacttgcacattgtctattgtttgtttgtacattgtcttgatgcactgtttgcactttgttttgttttttacacttgttttacaatcgagagacttctgtaagtaagaattccattgtaccagtaccagttacatatggcaatacagttcaagttcaagttcagggtttttaaaatgacacctGTGTTAAATTGTTAAACACCTTGACCCATCCTGGCAAAAACCACAGAAGCACAGACAGCATCGGCAGCGCCTTTCTGCGTTTCTGTCTATTGTCGCTCAGTACGGGCGGACAGCAGGCAGTGCCTGTTCCGGAGCGCACGTCACTGCTCTTTTAAGAATGCAGCTTTCATATAATGGCAATGACAATGAGCTACCATTGAACACTCAGCAGATCAGTCTGGCGCTCCGTGGAGCAGCTGATGGACCTCAGTCCCAGAGCAATTTAAAACCGTGCCCCTCCTCGGGGCGCCCGGTACCCCGACAGCCCTCCTGCCGCGCGCTGAAGCGGGGCGCCCGGCCTGCCTCGCGCCCGCGCCTGCCCCCCCCCTAGCGCAGCCGCGTGCCCGGGCACGCTCCCGCGCACGCGTCCTGCCGTCTGCGCGCGCGTCCCGCGAGCGCCGCTCGGCCGGAGGGGAGGGGACCGCAGGGCAGGACAGGGAGCCGCCCCGCACTCGGTCTGCGTTTGCAGGAGGCTACCGGTCGGGAAGCGCTTATCGTCCGAGGGGGCTCGGGAGTGCAACACAGGGCGGTGTTTACGAGCCCAGCGCCTCCCACGGCTGCGAGCCGGATGcgagaggagggggaggagacGGACGCGATCGGCACCCGAACTGGCTGCACAAGTTTGCACGCCAGCCATCGCCGGAGCCACCTCGCCGGGCCGTTCCCGAGCGCCGTGAGTAGATCTCATGATGTTATTGCGCCCCGCTCACCCATTTAGAGTCAGGCGGAAAAAGGGGCAGGCGTCGCGGATACGTGTGGCGGAGTATTGCCTGTCGGGGCAGCAGTTACCCGATGTCAGCGGAGTCCCACTGGCGCGTCTCCAAACTCGGAGTCGGCCAGCAGCGCCTGGAAACGCTCGGGGCTCCGCTGTGTGTGCCGGGACCCTCTCACTGCCCGGCGTCACGGCCCCCTGCTCCCCGGCTGGCCCGGCGGATCACACACCCAGGTGTTGGTCGTCGTCGTCGCTACTCCTTTCGAAATAAGTTGGTTTCGTACTTGGTTTCAATACTCTACAGACCCTCCGTCACTCTGGTGATTAAATTAGCAGCACACAGACCATCccgataaaaaaaaacccaacataaGCGACATACACACTCTACTGCTAACTGTTAAGCAATGTAAAACTGGAATTGACTCACAACCCCGCCCCACAATGCaagtgcatttatttatttttattgcgtCTAATGGAGCCGATCTCCGAGTTTCACTTCTGTGAATCTCCAGTATCAGATCGGGAACATGCGGGAGACGCTGTAAAGATATCGGCCCATCCGGCTTgacagaagccagggtatcgggcTGGGAAGCTTGTGCCACCCTCCCGCACCTCTTTGGCTAAAGTAGCCCTTTCTTGAAAGGCTTCTGGCCGGGCAGCTCTGCTGTGACCGGGAGAACGTGTCTGGCGTGTCTGGCGGTGTGCTTCCTCATAGAGGGGATTCCCGAGGCGCAGCGCCAGTAACTCCAGAAGCCAGGTGTACCCGATGGCTCGCAGCGCTTGTCGACACGTTACATTTGTTTGCTCTTTCGCCCAAATACTTTCAATGCGTTTCCAGCTGTAACAGCACCTGCGCTGTTCACATTTCTGACTAGGGACATTCTTGCTTGGAAAACGGTGTcatttctgtctttttaaactgtGAAGAGGGTCGATGCTGAGCTAGCCTCACGCTTTTCCGTGTGATTAGAATGCGTCCGAGTTCTTGCACATTGATCATTGAGCCCACTGTTTGCTGCTGCTTCCTGGTGTTCGCATCGCCGCGTTTAATTGATCGGAGCTGTTCGGGAAACCCAGAGCGGCTTTTTAATAGACATGTCATCCTCTTGacagaagtaaaaagaaagacaaatatGACCCCGGGATATTGACTCAGTAAAACCAAGAATAGAGCCTGCCCGCGCAGTAAAGGTGGTGACATGAAGACGGTCTTTGCCAGAGCTCTGGAGAGGCCCGGCGGCGCAGTAGTGGGTGTGGGCAGCGGGTTCCACAGGCATGATGCTGTACAGGAGGCCCAGCtcttataagatcactttattggtcagatacagtttcttgcattaggaatttgtcttttcgcagaccccagcctgctctccatgagacacacagacagggagagaagctgggggtcagagcgcagggtcagcagtttatgcccctggagcagctggggtgaagggccttgctcaggggcccagtggaggaggattcctctgccggccgcaggatatgAACTGGCgatcttccagccacagacgcagatcccGAGCCACCGAGCCCCCGCTCCGGCCCTAATCTGACACCAGCGGCTTCGGGCTGTTTGCCGAGGTGCCTGGTGTTCGGCAGGTTTCTCTCCGTGTCGACGCCGGTCTCGGCCGCCGGGAATTTGAAACAACCTGCGTTTCCAAGCTTTCTACCGGCAGATGTGGGGGGTCAAGAGAAAGGTGTTTTTTGGTTTCTCCGGTGTCGTTTGAATCGAGACCCTGAGGCGGAGCCCGGTCGGAGCGCATACCTGACCCGTGTCTCTGCCTCCGACTGCAGGGATACCGGCTCCCTGTCTGGCAAGGGACCTGCTTCCCGCCGGCGTCGTTCCTGAGGTCCAGCAAAACGAGACGAAGCCGGAAGGCGCCTGGGGTTCGAGCGCAGGTGAGCGGGCCAGCTTCCCGGCTCCGGGGCCCGTGGGCCTGCACCCCTCCCCGCCGGGAGTGCCGGCCGTCCGCTCTTCCCGCGAGGTTGCCGGAGCGCCAGCGGGTCACGCGGGGACTTCCTCCAAACCTCCCGACTTCCCTGGCCCCGGGCCGTCCCGGACCTGTGAACAAAGGGAGCCGTGTCCGAGGCGGACAAAGCAAGCGCTCAGGCGCCACAAACCCCCTCTCGCTCCCCTGTCATTCCAGTTCCCCGGAGATGAGCGGCCCTTCGCCCGCGCGGGCGGGGCGCTGACCGGGGGCCGCGGATGGCGGCCCACGCGCTGAGCTCCCCGGGCCCCGGCCTGGCGGCGCGAGCGGGCAGCCGGGGCGGCTGGGCGCTGTCCCTCAAGCCCTTCCAGTCGGAGAAGATCACCTCCCTGCTGCACACCATGGTGCCCACGGGCCTGGGCAAGCTGCAGGACGAGCGGCTGGCGCTGGCCGACGCGGGCAAGCCGGACGGGCTCCCGAACGGCTTCCGGGCCGACCCGCCGCACGCCGAGAGCCGCCGGCACCCGGAGCGCGGGCGCAGGGCGTCGGCGCACTCGGAGCACGGGGACCGCTGCTACTCCGAGACGGACGCCATGCTGCCCGAGGGCCGGCTGtcgggagaggaggaggaggaggagcaggaggaggaggagctgagggAGCAGGAGGCGGCCAGGAGGATGCCCAAGGAGTCCCCCCTAGCCATGGCCCTGCAGATCCTGCTGCCCTTCCTCCTGGCGGGGTTCGGCACGGTGTCGGCCGGGATGGTGCTGGACATCGTGCAGGTGCCTGAGCTCGTGGGCCGGGAGGGGAGAGACGGCGTGTCCGCGGTCCTGCTTTTCATTACGGGGGGGGGTGATGCTCGAACCTCGTCTCCGCGAGGAACTGTAATTGGCCCCTGTTAAGAGTCGGAAAGTGAACCAGTTAATTATGGGGCTCGTGCCTAAATCCCCTCTGCCGCAGGGCACATGGTCACAGCCGCAGCTCTGCCGCTGAGAGGAAGCGGCGCAGGGCTGGCGTCTGCTTGCATGCGGTCCTGTGCCGTTTGCACGGGTGCAGGGAATGTAGCAGCTGGGTGCTAGTGTGAGGCAGAACCTCAGCCTGCTGAGCCATTTTCCTGTCCAAGAGCCTGCAGTTGGACGCTATTATAACCGTATACTGTGCCTTTAGAAGCCTGTTTGCCTTTTCCCTGTGTCATCTTGAAAAGCACAGGTGAGGTGGCTTAGGGGCTGTGTACACAGGACCTTTACAGTGTGTTCTTCTTAGTGCgcgttttctgaaaataaaaaatccgGCTCCTGTTCAATGTTATAAAACTCCTATAACTCCTAATTCGGTCTCCCGAAAGATTCGGCACTTCTTGCTCCTCCTTCCTGTTGAAGACCGCAGGCGCTCGCCGGCCGTGTCAGTGGGGGTTTATGGGGCCTGCGCCCCACCGCCTTGACGTCTCCCACCCGACTCTCTCCGACAGCACTGGGAGGCCTTCAAGAACGTCACCGAAATCTTCATCCTGGTTCCGGCGCTCCTGGGGCTGAAGGGGAATCTGGAGATGACGCTGGCATCCAGGCTGTCCACTGCGGTAAGCACAGATCGCTCCTCGAGCTCCGGTCCCGGGACCCTGGGCTCAGAGGGGGCCAGGTGCTCGCGGGGGCCGGTGTACGATGAGCAGGAGCTTCACCCCGGACCCCCGCGCCTCTTGTTTACCGCATGACATCAGCTGTCCCAGAACCACCCTCTCGCCCTGGGGCTGTAATAACACTCTGCAGGAGGGCAGTAAGTGGTGCTTAAGGGACATTCCTGTAGTGCGTCTTACCCATTTCTGTTTCAGCtgtgtcattaaaatgtttttttttatagaagagAAGCTTACGTGTGGTGTCGTCTCGTCTTGCCTTAataactgtttctgtgtttaaaaTCTGCTCTGAACCCGAATGGTCCAGAATCGCGCCCGGACCTGTACTGACGAGACTCATAGAACCCAAGAAGAAGACAAATCACTGAATACCAAACTAGCTGGGTCTCGTCACCTTTTTAAACTTTCTTATCTTCTTATGACACTtatccttgttttttttccccccaatttTGTCTAAACTCAGGATTCGCAATTGGAGAGAATTCAGCTGTTTAACTGGGCACTTCGTTAATCCATCAGAAATGTTTCTGGATTCTTTTCTCAGCTATTAATGACCGTTAAATCCGTTAAATCCCAGTCTAGGATGTGGCACAATCTGTGCTCatctataattataattattattactctataattataattaatgatACTTTCAGCATTAATCAGTTATTTGGCTGAGAGGACTGGAGGTCTTGTACTCTCCAAGCAGCTGCAGATGACAGGATAATGACAGTATTGGCGTATTAAGAGCAGCCCTTTCAGATTCCTAGAAGTGTGTGACTGGTGAAATAATACAAAGCTGTCTTTTTTCCTTGGCAGGTGAATGTGGGAAAAATGGACTCTCCTATAGAGAAGTGGAATCTTATTATTGGGAATCTTGCCCTGAAGCAGGTAGTTATTCTTGCTTGTGCGTTTGGTATAGGTTTATGCTACACAGTTCTGGGGCAcctcacttgttttttttagcaatTTGTCTAAAGTCTAATGCTTTTATTAAAGGTATAAGAGCAGTGTCTCATCTGGGATTTGTAGCCTCAAACTTCCAGCTATGGGCCCAAGCCTGACAGCTCCTCCACACTGCTATCTTTACTGCTTAGGGTTCCTAACCAGTCGCAGAGAGATCCCACTAACAGACCTCCGTGACACACAGCACACCCAGCTTGAGTTACGACATTACAGCACCGACGAGTTCTCCATCAGCTCTGCCAAACCCGTCTCCCCTGTTCCCTCAGACGTGTGCGTCCTTGCTTTCTGGAGCTGCGCCGATCTCATGAGTTAAAGAACTGTGGGTATGCTAGGACCTGTGATGAAATGATCTGACGTTATCGGACTGGAGAGAGTCTGAGTGACCTGTCAGTCCAGTGTCGGCCACAGTCGGACCCTTCGGCAGTACAGGATGGCCCCGTTGATAGCGCACTGGCATGTGTTGGAGGTGAACTGAGCTGCAGTCATTGGACCACACGAGCTGCGTGGAGCCAGTCCCGCCTCTCATTTCAGCTGTCCTGAAGTTCTGATTAATCAGGCTAGAAGCCAGATCAGCAGCGTTTTACTAGATCCAAGCAGGAGGGAATTGAAAGGTACCCCCCCAGACCTACAGCACCCCAACTCTTGAGCCCTGCAGGTGCGCCCCGCTCCGGTCTGGTCGTCGTCGGGCAGACAGCCCCGGGCCCGGGAGGGCGGAGCTCGGCGGCGGCCGGACGAGCCCGTCTGGACTGACGCGCTGTGGGGGCGTGTGCTTGCAGGTGCAGGCGACGGTGGTGGGGTTCCTGGCGGCTGTGGCGGCCGTGGTCCTGGGCTGGATCCCCGAGGGCAAGTTCCAGCTGAGCCACGCCGTGCTGCTGTGCTCCAGCAGCGTGGCCACCGCCTTCATCGCCTCGCTGCTGCAAGGTAGGGCTCGCTTGTGATAGCAGCACCTCAGCAGCCGGTCCTTCGCATGAGACGTTGAaccgaggtcctggctctcagtggtcattaaagatccccgggtaCTTCTCGATAAGAGCAGagagttatcccagtgtccaggccaaatttccccccttggcctttactgtggcctccaaattgtcccccgTATGATTGGcctgcacttgccctgcgatggactggcgccccctccagggtgaaccctgccttgtgctcgttgttgcccggtaggctccggcttcccgcgacgccgtatggtataaagcggtttggcaaatgacaggACTTTCAGCAGGTTTGCCAACAGCTCCCAGCCTGATCTCATCAGAGTTTAGGAGCTCAGCAAGGCTGGACCTGGGCCCTACTGGGATGAGAGACctcaaggaaaaccaggttgctgctgtgGACCAGTAAGTGGTACTGTTCCCTCTGCACCAGAATTTTCAAACCAGTGCCCCAGTGTGGGTGGGTTCTCActgcttggtcattaaagacaCCGAGACGCTACAAGTTCTTTTTGAACCTGGTCTAAGGTACAACCTGGTCTCACTGAGATTCTCCTGGAATGCATGTCCTCAGtcctcctgacctgctgggcAGGGGGCCGCTGGTGCACAAAGACCCCCCAGGAAGggttgcacttcagtggtgaggAAATGGGTCCCTCCGGTATGTGAAGTGCTCTGGGAACCTTGGGGGTGAAAAGCTCTAAATGGAAGAATTTAATACTTAATCCCAGAAGCAGGACTGGCGGAGTCCTTTCCCTGTTTTTCCGTGTCTGGCCTGAGGGCCACGTCCTTCTGAGAGCAGGGAGCCCAGTGGGAGGGGGTCCTGCTGAAGAGGCCAGGCTTGATGAGACTGCGCGTGTTTCCCGTCTCTCCTCAGGTATCATCATGGTTGGCGTGATCGTGGGCTCCAAGAAGACGGGGATCAACCCCGACAATGTTGCCACCCCGATCGCGGCCAGCTTTGGGGATCTCATCACTCTGGCCATTTTGGCATGGATCAGCCAGGGCCTTTACAACTGCCTCGGTGAGTGACCAGCGCGTCCAGCTCTCACGGCTCCTCAGAGGTGTATCACAGCCGTGGCAGAGTTTATACCTCGTCTTCGGTTATTTCCGGCACTTCTGTGTTCAAGGCTGCTGGGGCGGTGGGCTGTGCTCTCATTCGGTTTCTGTGAGGCAGCGTGGTATCGGATCTCTCACAGCCCTCCTGTTGCCAGTCATGACCCAGCTGACTGCGTTTCATGGCCATCGACGGCTCGGGTTGAAACGCCAATCCAAATGGATTTTCTGTGGAACCGATTCCTGGATAAGACTGTCATGCGGTACAGAAGATGAGTCACAAGGCATAATTTCACAGTGATGCTCTCTTGAGAGTTGAACGGCCGGTACCCCGAAAGCACTGATAATGTGGAGGTGGATAAGAAAATGGAAACACCTGGATAAATGAAGGACGTCAAGTATATTAAGGCCTTCCACACTGGCGTGACTcctgcattaattaaaaaatatcccAACTTGCTTAGAGTCATGTGCAGAAATGCTGGACAGGTCTGTGCGCTGATAGTTATGGGTAGCAGAGACTTTAAAAGAAGAGTTGATAGTTTGAATTTGATGTCACCACTGACTTCCAAAAGAAAGATGTGAGTCATCAGCATAGTGGTATGTAAAACAGGCAAGCAGCTGCATATCAGCTGAATGCAAATTTCACCTGGGGCACGAGCAGGCAGTGCCTTTGACTCCCATTATCAGGCTGCAGTGCACAGACCGCTCTCTCTGCAAGTCCAGTGGGGCAGAGAGCGCAGGCTGTGAACCGAGCAGTGGAGGAGTGTGATGTGGCCACCATGTTCCAGACAAACACCCACCAACCTGAAGACCGCTCTGGCCCTACAGCAAGGTGTTCTGGTGGTTCGGTAATGCTCTGTGGCCCATTTTCCAGGTATGGTGTGGGTGCAGTTCAATGCCCTTACAAGACAAGGTCTGTGTCACCACTAATTGGAAAATATTGATCATTTTCACCTCcggttggggggggggtgtcttccTGTCCGCACAGCAGGTGTGGCCTCCCAGTGCTTTCATGAGCACAGCACTGATGTTATCTACTCGTCTGGAGTAACGCCTGGGATTTTCCACATTCATCAGCTAGGCATGAGCTGATTTGCTTTCTCATGGCAGAATGGTGCCAGTTTTCTCTTGCAGGCGCTGGGGGAACCTGTGCCCCAGTATGTACAGGCTGAACCGGCCTCACATGGTGTCGCAGCGCCTTGATGCgtgactttgtttttttttattcttttattcttgTTCACAACCTGTACATTCCCagtagaaacagaaaatgccCACATTTTGTTGCACCTCAGGATGCAGTGCTTTCTGAACAGGACGGACACACGGACTTGTAGAAGTCCTGCCATCTCTCTCCGTGGCTGAAGACCGCAGATTGCATTAAATATTTGAGTGAGCAGAGGGGTGGGGATGCTAGCCTGCTGTGATGAGCTCGCGTGGCTGATGGTTTCAGAAGGTGATCTTGGCTTCAGACATGTTGAATGACCATGGTGGTTAACGTAGACCTCTGCAATTGCTTGCTATTAACTACCAAAGGACTAGATGGGCCTGTGGCCCTTCTCATTTATTACCTTTCCTGCAATCAGTTGCAATAGCTGTGATCGAAAAGACAATGAATGTAATTCAGGGTCAGTCAGAAAGGAAGCATGTGAGAGCACAGGAATGACTTAGTGTGAGTGCACAAAGCACTGAGTGCAGGACACAGTGTCTTTCTGCAGAAGACCGTTCGGAGTGTCGTTTATCCAACGTGATCTTTCCAGAAATGGCTGTACAAATGAGTCTGAGGTTTCCTGACCACCAAATGAGGAAGAAAGGCTTAACTGCCTCTTCTTGTGTTCAGCCCATACGTTATGGTCTTCTCTCTGAATCACTGAATCAGTGTGATGACAAGCATGGATGTGCACTAGTGGTCACTCTTATGGCTGCCAGGTCTTTACGGCTTGTCTCTGAGACTCCGCTACAGAGGAGAGGTGGAGAGGCCGCAGCTTGGTCAGCACTGTGCAGAGCCTGTGGAGGTGTGGGAAATAACCTCTGACGTCTCTCAGCACCTGTAGCGTTTTCATCTTCCTGACAGAGGCTCGTGTGCTTCAGAAAGGGTGAAGCGCAGGTTGCACGCTCTGTATAGCTGTCTGATTAGCACCAGCAGTCAGTGTGCCTCAGTCAGCTCAGCTCTAATGGTCGGTACATTCACAGGAAATACACATGCATACTCGTTAAAAAGATTTAGTTTGAGGCTCAGCCTCATTCAAATATGTTTGTAATTCTGAATTTAGAATACACTGTGCCAAATGAGGTCACGacaaattaatgtaaaaaaaaaccctataATCCCAGACTGTATTAACTTGAAATCGGTGATCCGTGCACAGGGAATAGGTCTGTATTAAAAGTCTCAGGAG is part of the Lepisosteus oculatus isolate fLepOcu1 chromosome 7, fLepOcu1.hap2, whole genome shotgun sequence genome and encodes:
- the slc41a2b gene encoding solute carrier family 41 member 2, producing the protein MAAHALSSPGPGLAARAGSRGGWALSLKPFQSEKITSLLHTMVPTGLGKLQDERLALADAGKPDGLPNGFRADPPHAESRRHPERGRRASAHSEHGDRCYSETDAMLPEGRLSGEEEEEEQEEEELREQEAARRMPKESPLAMALQILLPFLLAGFGTVSAGMVLDIVQHWEAFKNVTEIFILVPALLGLKGNLEMTLASRLSTAVNVGKMDSPIEKWNLIIGNLALKQVQATVVGFLAAVAAVVLGWIPEGKFQLSHAVLLCSSSVATAFIASLLQGIIMVGVIVGSKKTGINPDNVATPIAASFGDLITLAILAWISQGLYNCLETRPYVSSVVCAFFLALTPMWIVISSKHPASRTLLYSGWEPVITAMIISSIGGLILDKTVSDPNLAGIVVYTPVVNGIGGNLVAIQASRISTYLHFHSIPGEVPEEAKGCYCPCRTFCGSGANHRSAQVLLLLVLPGHLIFLYTIHLMKSGHTTLTPIFMTVYLVAALLQVFTLLCFADWMVHCMWRNGKDPDSFSIPYLTALGDLLGTALLALSFHFLWLIGDQDSDVGD